CTCTTCCAGAAAATCATAATTTTCTTCACTGCCGTAACCAGCATCAGCAGTAAGTTCTTCCGGCAAAAACTGATAAAGTTCTTCAAAAGTATTGAGATGTGGTTTAAGCGTATTTAAATCATTGGTGGTTTGGTGTAAAGTATAATGAATAACAAACTGGGATTCAGAACTTACCTGCACGTTGTAGGCGGGTTTAAGTTGACCATTCTGCATATGATCATCTTTCATGCGCATAAATGTGGCATCGGGATCGGTCTTACTATAACTGCCACGTCCGTCCAAAACCTTTTCCTGCTCCTGGTACTTATCCAGGTTCTGAGAAAAATTCTTTTGAATGTATCTTAATTTTGCCTTTGCTTTGGTGGATGCCTTCGGGTTTTTGCTGATGATCTCTTCTATTTTCTTGGCGGTCTTCTCTATTTTGTCTTTATCGATGGTTTTAAACTCCGGTGGTGTAGGATCGCTGTCTTCTTCCTCAGCAATGCTTTGGGCATAGTTCCACATTTGTTCAAGTTGTTCTGCCATCTTCTCTTTTCTGGTTTTAATGGCATTGCCCCAAACGAAGGTATATCTCCCGGCAATAGACTCTATCTTAGTTCCATCGGTAAAAACTTCTTTCAAGCTAACGAGTCCTTCCTCTGCTAATAACAGGACGACCTGTTTGAAAATGTCTTTGAAAATAGTCTTGAGTTTCTTGCTCCGAAAACGTGCGATGGTGTTATGGTCTGCGACCTGTTGAGCGGACAACCACATAAAATTAATATTCTCACGCATCGCTTTTTCGATCTTCCTGCTGGAATACGTATTATCCATATAAGCGTAAACCATCACCTTAAGCATCATCTTGGGATGAAAGCTCGGTTTGCCATCTTTACTATACTCTTCAATGAGCAATCGTAAATCCAGTTGTTCAATAATTCCATTAACGACCCGAACGGGATGATTTTCTGGAATCAATTCCTCGATTGATGGTGGGAATAACCAATTTTGTTGCTGGTTATAATCTTTAAATTTAATACTCATATAATTGATTATCAATACTTAAAGATAGTAAAACCCTTTAAAACTGACAAATGTTAAACACAGAAAAAACCGCCTCAGTATTGAGACGGCTTCTTTATGGTTCAAAAAATAATGTTTCAATACAACAATTATATTTTCAATAACTCAATGGTTTTCGCTGGATCTGCTGAAGAGAAAACCGCGTTTCCTGCAACCAAAACATCTGCTCCCGCTTCAAAAAGTTTCTCCGCATTTTCTAAATTAACACCACCATCAACTTGAATCAAAGCTGTGGAGTTGTTTGATAAAATTAAGTCTTTGGTTTCTGCGATTTTTCGGTAGGTATTTTCAATGAACTTTTGTCCTCCAAATCCAGGGTTCACACTCATTAATAAAACGAGATCCACATCGCCAATAATATCTTCCAGCATTAAAACCGGAGTTGCTGGGTTTAAAACAACGCCTGCTTTTGCGCCTTTTTCCTGAATTAAATGAACAGTTCTGTGCAAATGCACACAAGCTTCATAATGTACAGATACCAAGTCTGCACCTTTTTCAATAAATTCTTCTACATATTTTTCGGGCTCTACAATCATCAAATGTACATCTACAAATTTCTTTGCATGTTGCTGCACTGTTTGCATAATAGGAAAACCAAAAGAGATATTCGGTACAAATCTACCATCCATCACATCTACGTGAACCCAGTCGGCTTGTGACTCGTTCAGCATTTCTATATCTCTTTGTAGATTCCCAAAATCAGCAGAAAGTAGGGAAGGTGCAATTAATTTTGTTTTCATTTTTACTTATTTACGATCTATTTTACTTTGTATTTCTTCTTAATAGAATAATATTTCAAATTCATATCCGGTTTAATTTGTAGCAAAGTTTCATAAATCAACTGGATTACATTTGCGACATCTTTTTGTGCAACCATCTCCACAGTAGTATGCATATACCTTAGCGGAAGAGAAATTAATGCCGAAGGAACACCTCCGTTGGAATGTGCAAACGCATCGGTATCGGTACCGGTCGCTCTACTTGATGCTGCTCTCTGAAAAGGAATTTCCTTAGTTTTTGCAGTGTTAACAATCAACTCTCTAATGTTGTGATGAATACTTGGCGCAAAGAAAATGACCGGGCCATCTCCACATTTGGTGTCGCCTTCTTTTTTCTTTTCGATCATTGGGGTAGAGGTATCGTGGGTAACATCAGTAACGATGGCAATGTTCGGTTTAATGGTATCTGCAATCATATCTGCACCATACAAGCCCACTTCTTCCTGTACCGAATTTGTAATATACAGACCGAATGGCAATTTCTTTCTATTCTCTTTTAACAGTCTCGCAACCTCCGCGATCATGAATCCACCAATACGATTGTCTAAAGCACGCGACACGAAATATTTATTATTCAGCTGGAAAAATTCATCGGGATAAGTGATCATGCTTCCTACAAATATTCCTAAGTCCTCAACTTCTTTTTTATTTGTCGCACCACAATCGATGAAAATATTTTCGATCTTTGGGACCGGTTCATCAGAATTTACGCCTCTGGTATGAATTGCCGGCCAACCGAAAACTCCTTTCACGATTCCTTTTTCACCGTGTATGTTCACTACTTTAGAAGGAGCGATCATTTGATCAGAGCCACCGTTTCGAATAACGTAAATAAGACCATCATCTGTAATATAATTTACATACCAGGAGATTTCATCGGCATGAGCTTCTATAACAACTTTAAAGTCTGCTTCTGGGTTAATGATGCCGTAACATGTTCCGTAGTGATCCACTTCAATTTGATCTACATAAGGATGAAGGTAATCCATCCATACTTTTTGACCTTCATGCTCATAACCGGTTGGAGATGCGGTGTTTAAATATTGCTCTAAAAATTGTATTGATTTTTTTTCAAATTTCATAAGAAAGGAATGACTTTTGTTAGACTAAATTTTGATTTTAATAGAAGGTAAAAATAATGAAATTTAATAAACTGCTCTTACTATTTCTTCTGTTTTTCGGACTTTTCACCAATGCTCAGCAAGACACTGTAATTGCGAAACCCCTTAGTGAATATGCTCCTGAACTCTTGAAGACAGATGAATATGGACTCAAATATTACTACGACGAAGGTCAAAAAGCAAGAATTTACGAGATAAATGGGGAAAATGTTGTGGTGATGGATGAACTTGTTCTATTCAAAAAACCACGATTCAATAATCAGCTCGATCAAAATTATTATTATTTTTTGAACAAAAAATTAAATCGGGTATACCCACTTTTCTTAACCGCTTTGGAACAGTATGAAGATATTCAGCAAGAAATGCGGACTTTAGATAAGGAAGATCAGCGAAAATATGTAAATTCGCGCCAGTCAAAACTAGCAGATCAATATGAAATGCAGCTTCGTGACTTGACTACTACCGAAGGAAAGGTTTTCGCCAAACTGATGAACCGTGCTACAGGTAAAACGGTCTATGATATCATCAAAGAACTTCGTGGCGGGTGGAGTGCTTTCTGGTGGAATGTGAAAGGAAAAGTAGCAGATGTTGATATAAAGCAACCTTATAATCCTCATCAGGACAGAAGTGATGAGTTTATAGAATCACTGCTACAAAGTAATTGGAACAATGGTTATTTGAAGCCTTATCCCGGTTATTTAAGTTTTAAAGTTAAAAAATAGTATGAATAAAATTCTTAAAAACTCAATATTAGTTCTAGCATTATTGAGTTTTAATTTTGGTTATTCCTGGGGAACAACCGGACATCGGGTAATTGCAGAGATCGCTCAAAATAATTTAAATGGTAAGGCAAAGAGAAATCTTAAAAAATTAATAGGCGATCAGAAATTGGCGTATTGGGCAAACTGGCCGGATTTAATTAAGTCAGATACTACCGGAGTTTGGAAGCCCACTGACCAGTGGCACTATGTAAATGTTCCCAAACAAACCAATATAAAACAATTTGCAGAGAGCTTGAAAGCTCAGGCCGGACCAAATATTTATTCTCAAATCAAAGTTCTTTCAGAACAGATAAAAGATAAAAATACAAGTAAACAGGATAAAGAGATTGCATTAAGATTCTTAATTCACTTGGTTGGAGATGCTGCCCAGCCTATGCACGTTGGACGTTTTGAAGATCTCGGCGGAAACAAAATTAAATTGAAATTCTTTGGAGAAAATACAAATTTACATTCCCTGTGGGACTCGAAACTCGTTGATTTTCAAAAATACAGTTATACCGAATTTGCGCGGGTTTTAGATGTTAAATCCAAAGAGGAAGTTAAGTTAATACAGACGGGAACTTTAGAAGATTGGCTTTATGACAGTCATTTGGCAGCAAATAGAATTTATGCGAATTCTGTGGCCGACAGCAATTACTCGTACGATTATAATTATAAATTTAATCCTTTGTTGGAAAGACAATTGCTGTACGGCGGTTTACGCTTGGCAAAAATTTTGAACGAAGTATTATAGAAATCGTTGCTTCAATTTTTTAAACGCAATTTTATCAATAGGTAATGGAAATGGATTTTCTTCGGTGTCGAGGGAAATCCATTCTATTTTCTCGATACACGGGTCCATTATTAGAAGATCATTTTCATCGGCCATTTCCGCTACATAGTAAATGCTCAGTAATTGCTCTCCCGCCCGAAATTTGGAAGCCAAAAAGTCTTCCTGTGTATATAAATGTTCAATATTTTTCACTTTAATATTGAGTTCCTCTTCAAGTTCCCGCTGCACACACTCCAGAACACCTTCTCCAAGTTCCAGTCCGCCACCTGGGAATTTTAATAACTGCTGCCCAACGTATTCTTCATGGAGTACCATTACTTTACCGTCTTTCAAAATAGCAGCATACACCCGCACGTTCATTTTATCAATCATCTGTAAATTTTTATAGTAGTGATTAAAACAAAGTTATAAATAAATTAATCATTTAGGTTTTCCTCCTTTAATATTGCATTGATCATTTCCCTTTTTCCGGGGGGACCTGCTTTTTTCTCAACTTTAAAATTAAGATCCTGCAATATTCTCCTAACGCTTCCTTTGGAGGAGTAGGTTGTTAAAAGGGAGCCGACTTTCATTTTTGAAGTGACCTGCTCAAAAAGGGGCTTCTCCCATAAATCTGGTTGAACTCGCGCTCCAAAACAATCGAAGTAAACGAGGTCAATTTTTGGAAGATCCAGCTTTTCAATTTCAAAAAAATCACAGTTAAATTTGGTAAGAAAGAAATTGGGTACGATTTCGATGCTTTTATTCCATTCAGATTCGTGAATTTTAGCATAACTTTCTTTTACCTGCAAATTATCAAAAAATGATTCGTAGTTTAAATTAATTATCTCATCGCCAGTTACGGGGTATTTTTCAACAGTGAAATAATGAATAATATGATTTTTGTCAGTTTTCAAAAATTCATCAATAGTGACTAAAACATTAAGACCTGTTCCAAAACCAAGTTCTAAAATATTAATTTCATAATTATATACTAATTTTAATCCATTATCAATAAAGACATATTTTGCTTCTGTGAGTGCTCCGTTATGAGAATGGTAGTTTTCATTTAACTCACTAATATATAATGTTTTACTGCCATCTGAAGTGGCCTTTATTTCCCTTTTCATTCAATTTTTTTTCAAAATTAATTTAAAATTTTGATATTTGAAAAATTATATTAAATTTGTAGAACATCAATAAAAAATTAAAAAATGATAATTCAAAAATCTACCAATCCGAGAATTTCAAACTTTGATCCCGAGAATTTTTCTTTCGGAAATATGTTTATCGATCACATGATTATCTGTGAGTACGAAAATGGAAAATGGGGAGATGTAAAATTGATGCCGTATGGTCCACTTCCTTTTTCTCCTGCCATGATGGGAGTAAACTATGGTCAGGCATGTTTCGAAGGTATGAAAGCGTATAAAGATAAAGATGGTCAGGTTTTTATCTTCAGACCGGAAAAGAATTTTGCCAGAATTAATAAATCTGCAAATCGTTTGGCAATGCCGGAAGTAACGGAGGAAATATTTTTAGGCGGACTAAAAGCTTTAGTTGATTTAGACAGAGACTGGATTCCTTACGGAGAAGGAAATTCATTATATATTCGTCCCTTAATTTTTGCTACAGAAGAAGCTTTGAAAGCAAGAATCGCTAATAAATTCATGTTTGCCATTGTTGCAACTCCAGCAAAAAGTTATTACTCAGAGCCGGTAGCCGTAAAAATTTCAGATTATTATTCAAGAGCTGCCAACGGTGGAGTTGGTTCTGCAAAAGCTGCCGGTAATTATGCTGCTTCGTTTTATCCCACTAAGTTGGCAAATGAAGAAGGTTATGAGCAAATTATCTGGACGGATGATTCTACCCATGAGTATTTTGAAGAAAGTGGAACGATGAATGTTTTTGTTAGAATTAATGATACCATTTATACGCCGCCGACATCTGAAAAAATTCTGGATGGAGTAACAAGAGATAGTTTTATTCAATTGGCGAAAAGAAGAGGAATCGATATCCAGATAGAACCAATATCTGTGAAAAAAGTAATTGAAGCTCATAAGAATGGAACTTTGAAAGAAGTTTGGGGTGTTGGAACGGCCGTGGTAACTACCGTATTTAAAGCAATCGGATACCAAGGTGAAAGACTTGATTTGCCGCAATTGCCTTTAGAAGAAAGTTTTGCCTTGACCCTTCAGAAAGACTTGGTTGATATTCAAACCAATGTTGCTGAAGATCCATTTGGATGGAGAGTTTTGGTAGAGAAAAATATATTGGAAAACGCATAGTTTTTTTTAAACTTCAAGATAATTAAGCCGGGAATAATTTCTTCCCGGTTTTTTCGTTTTCTCATCTGCCCCGAAATGCTTATTTTCGCAAAAGCTTTTATGAAAAGAATATTTTTATTTTCGATTTTATTATTGATGGGTTGCATGCAACAGGCACCGAGTCATCCTCCTGTGGGCGGATTTCTTGGAGAGAAGGAGATGGCGGATTCAAAAAACCGAACAAAAAACCTGAATTTGATGGAGCGACAACAGATTCAGGAATGGATAAAAATGCAGGATGAGAAATTTTATCCAATGAATATGAATTATTGGGTCAATGATTCGGAACTTCAAAATAATTCCCGAAAAGCTAACGGTGAAATGATCTCTTATCAATATGATATTTATGATTTTGACAAGGTTAAATTATATGAAACCCCGA
This DNA window, taken from Kaistella carnis, encodes the following:
- a CDS encoding IS1182 family transposase, translating into MNYMSIKFKDYNQQQNWLFPPSIEELIPENHPVRVVNGIIEQLDLRLLIEEYSKDGKPSFHPKMMLKVMVYAYMDNTYSSRKIEKAMRENINFMWLSAQQVADHNTIARFRSKKLKTIFKDIFKQVVLLLAEEGLVSLKEVFTDGTKIESIAGRYTFVWGNAIKTRKEKMAEQLEQMWNYAQSIAEEEDSDPTPPEFKTIDKDKIEKTAKKIEEIISKNPKASTKAKAKLRYIQKNFSQNLDKYQEQEKVLDGRGSYSKTDPDATFMRMKDDHMQNGQLKPAYNVQVSSESQFVIHYTLHQTTNDLNTLKPHLNTFEELYQFLPEELTADAGYGSEENYDFLEEKNIETFVKYNTFDKEQGILKSKRKKINEDFHRDKLYYNEENDQYICPMGQPMNKITNRNRKTKSGYAQTSSLYQAQNCTGCPLRGACHKAQGNRIIERNQNLERHKERVRENILSEIGEIKRKQRTADVEPVFAHIKSNRNFKRFTHKGIEKVELEFGLHALAHNLRKKSA
- a CDS encoding M42 family metallopeptidase; this translates as MKFEKKSIQFLEQYLNTASPTGYEHEGQKVWMDYLHPYVDQIEVDHYGTCYGIINPEADFKVVIEAHADEISWYVNYITDDGLIYVIRNGGSDQMIAPSKVVNIHGEKGIVKGVFGWPAIHTRGVNSDEPVPKIENIFIDCGATNKKEVEDLGIFVGSMITYPDEFFQLNNKYFVSRALDNRIGGFMIAEVARLLKENRKKLPFGLYITNSVQEEVGLYGADMIADTIKPNIAIVTDVTHDTSTPMIEKKKEGDTKCGDGPVIFFAPSIHHNIRELIVNTAKTKEIPFQRAASSRATGTDTDAFAHSNGGVPSALISLPLRYMHTTVEMVAQKDVANVIQLIYETLLQIKPDMNLKYYSIKKKYKVK
- the rpe gene encoding ribulose-phosphate 3-epimerase — protein: MKTKLIAPSLLSADFGNLQRDIEMLNESQADWVHVDVMDGRFVPNISFGFPIMQTVQQHAKKFVDVHLMIVEPEKYVEEFIEKGADLVSVHYEACVHLHRTVHLIQEKGAKAGVVLNPATPVLMLEDIIGDVDLVLLMSVNPGFGGQKFIENTYRKIAETKDLILSNNSTALIQVDGGVNLENAEKLFEAGADVLVAGNAVFSSADPAKTIELLKI
- a CDS encoding DUF4294 domain-containing protein, translating into MKFNKLLLLFLLFFGLFTNAQQDTVIAKPLSEYAPELLKTDEYGLKYYYDEGQKARIYEINGENVVVMDELVLFKKPRFNNQLDQNYYYFLNKKLNRVYPLFLTALEQYEDIQQEMRTLDKEDQRKYVNSRQSKLADQYEMQLRDLTTTEGKVFAKLMNRATGKTVYDIIKELRGGWSAFWWNVKGKVADVDIKQPYNPHQDRSDEFIESLLQSNWNNGYLKPYPGYLSFKVKK
- the mnmD gene encoding tRNA (5-methylaminomethyl-2-thiouridine)(34)-methyltransferase MnmD is translated as MKREIKATSDGSKTLYISELNENYHSHNGALTEAKYVFIDNGLKLVYNYEINILELGFGTGLNVLVTIDEFLKTDKNHIIHYFTVEKYPVTGDEIINLNYESFFDNLQVKESYAKIHESEWNKSIEIVPNFFLTKFNCDFFEIEKLDLPKIDLVYFDCFGARVQPDLWEKPLFEQVTSKMKVGSLLTTYSSKGSVRRILQDLNFKVEKKAGPPGKREMINAILKEENLND
- a CDS encoding FKBP-type peptidyl-prolyl cis-trans isomerase, whose product is MKRIFLFSILLLMGCMQQAPSHPPVGGFLGEKEMADSKNRTKNLNLMERQQIQEWIKMQDEKFYPMNMNYWVNDSELQNNSRKANGEMISYQYDIYDFDKVKLYETPKENINVSFGHFEELKPVEDALRHMNKNQEVTLLIPSALGFGTYGDQDKIPNDMPLIIKLKVL
- a CDS encoding S1/P1 nuclease: MNKILKNSILVLALLSFNFGYSWGTTGHRVIAEIAQNNLNGKAKRNLKKLIGDQKLAYWANWPDLIKSDTTGVWKPTDQWHYVNVPKQTNIKQFAESLKAQAGPNIYSQIKVLSEQIKDKNTSKQDKEIALRFLIHLVGDAAQPMHVGRFEDLGGNKIKLKFFGENTNLHSLWDSKLVDFQKYSYTEFARVLDVKSKEEVKLIQTGTLEDWLYDSHLAANRIYANSVADSNYSYDYNYKFNPLLERQLLYGGLRLAKILNEVL
- a CDS encoding NUDIX hydrolase — encoded protein: MIDKMNVRVYAAILKDGKVMVLHEEYVGQQLLKFPGGGLELGEGVLECVQRELEEELNIKVKNIEHLYTQEDFLASKFRAGEQLLSIYYVAEMADENDLLIMDPCIEKIEWISLDTEENPFPLPIDKIAFKKLKQRFL
- a CDS encoding branched-chain amino acid aminotransferase yields the protein MIIQKSTNPRISNFDPENFSFGNMFIDHMIICEYENGKWGDVKLMPYGPLPFSPAMMGVNYGQACFEGMKAYKDKDGQVFIFRPEKNFARINKSANRLAMPEVTEEIFLGGLKALVDLDRDWIPYGEGNSLYIRPLIFATEEALKARIANKFMFAIVATPAKSYYSEPVAVKISDYYSRAANGGVGSAKAAGNYAASFYPTKLANEEGYEQIIWTDDSTHEYFEESGTMNVFVRINDTIYTPPTSEKILDGVTRDSFIQLAKRRGIDIQIEPISVKKVIEAHKNGTLKEVWGVGTAVVTTVFKAIGYQGERLDLPQLPLEESFALTLQKDLVDIQTNVAEDPFGWRVLVEKNILENA